From the genome of Rana temporaria chromosome 8, aRanTem1.1, whole genome shotgun sequence:
GCTTATTAACTGCACTAGAAGAGGCTGCAGCTCTGCAACCTTTACCAGCTGAGTGTATTACAGATTGTAAAATGTGCATTGAAGTCTCATCACCACCCTATATGTTCTAGGAGCGCACAGAAAGAAGACAGAATACCAATGGCTGAAGAGTACTGTGAATACAAACAGATAAAAGCAAAACTTCGGTTACTGGAAGTCCTGATCAGCAAGCAAGATGTATCGAAAACGATTTAGAATCTGCGAACACACCACAAGCGGTATTCTGAGGACTAAACTTTGCTGTATTTCTGCACATGTATGACACTGAAATGCTCATGCACTTTAATAGTTATACACTACCTGGTAGGGATAACAGTAGCAAGGAATTGAAAAGGGATAATTCCAGATCTGTTCACAAGACATTTCTCTTAGTAGTTGGAGGCCAAAAAAGCTAAGGAGGAAAGATCAGTGATGTTCAGCAAACCAAGGCAACCAGTCAGCCTTTGTAAGGTTGAATGTCATGACTGGGTGACTGGTAGCTATGCATCATTATAATTCGATGCTGCATCATGTTAATAAAAGAAATCCCAGTCTTGCTTATTCAGTAAGGCACAATCCAGTAACCCATAACAGCCACATCAACAAAAGATTAATTCTTTGACCACTCTAGATTTAAATCCAGGTGGTTGTTTTGGGTATGTGCACTTTGCATGCTATCTTTGCACTGCTTTACTGAACAAGTCTGAATGAGAATGTCTTTTAGGAAGGTAAAGGTACTTGGCATTATTCCTTTACAATCTCCAAAATAATCTGCTAAAGGGCATTATGGTTGTAATCAGTCAGACGTTATTTAATGGGATTGACTTAATAAGGCTTTTATCACTTATGTTTGTGTAGTTTCATTTTGCCAATTTACTAGCATTTTAAAGAATACAATTTAAAATTTCATCCAACTCTGTAACATTTACAGTGGGATTTGTGTATAATAATGAGAGGACCAGAAAACGCATTGCCTGTAACAATCAATCGGGTGTTTGCTTGCGTTTGTAGAAAAATGGTAATTGGTATCCTATTGATTGGCATGGGCAATGCCTCCATTTTCCTCCAGCATTTATACATGGATCTTTGTTTCTCTAATGTGCTTCATTGTTTGAAGTGCCTTTGATATGTTGCAGATGTTTCCCTCAGTTGATGTACATGAATAGAATATTCTAGATTTGAGAACGTGATCTGTTTATGCAcagactgtatgtgtgtgtatatatagtctctggtcatatttttaatattgaggtgtgttttttttcccccccactctTTGTGCTAGTTTTGGTAAGAAAACCACACTTTGTCTTCTACAACCAAAGGCCAATGATGTAAGCAACAAGACTGCACTTTCTGAAAATGGTATTATTTAAACTATTACTGGAGAGGCGGATTTAATTCTTCCTGAATGGAACATGGCATCTTTGTGTTCACATTGGGAAATTAATTGGCTCTATCTCTAGTGTTTCATATCTAGTTTTGTGAAATATATTGTAAGAGCaaaagtattttttaaatatttattttcttgaaCATCTTTGTAAAATTAAAGCAGCATTGCATATAAGAAAATATGTAGTTAAAGGGCCATTTTAATTCTAAAATATTTAACAATATTCACTAAATTCGGTTCTAGCATACTGCCTGCAGTGGACCTTTTTTGTTGTCTATGAAGCAGCTAGGTGTTTTTCTGTTTACTTTTTAATTTGACGGTTTTGTATACCATAATAGTTATTAGTGTATCAATAGGCTTGTACTTCCATCCCTTTTCACAAAATTTAGTTATCGATGTGCTATTTTGAACATTTTGCATACTTTATGCAATGTGTAGCCTGGCACTGTAAAAGGTATAAAGGTAAACATaccattattttattaattgggGTCAAACATTTGAtaacatgtgttgcgctatataatgcATTGCAAACGTTTTATGTATTAGGCGGATATTTGTTATATTTGTGTATCattccgcccccccccaaaaggtaTGTTTGTTTTTAGTAGAGCCTgtaaatttaaataatatttcCAATATCACTTTGGGACACCAGTGATGAGAGATCTCTGCATTTAAGTTCCTAAGTCTGCACACCCACCATGACTATATAGCAAAGGGGGTATAACGCCCCTTGTTGCATTGTTTTACAATGTTAAAGGAGCAGGTAGTGAGAAACCCATAGCTTGACAGAAAGAGAGCCTGGAACTGTGCCACAAAAGACGTAAGAAGGCAGGCAGAGGCCACCTGTAGGAATATAAGGAATTTACAGAAGCCTGAGTCATTAAATGAACTGTGctgataaggattttttttttaaagccgagACCTCCCTCAAACTTATGTACCTTTTTGGTTTGATCATCTATTATTTTAGCCTGCAACTCTATTCAAATGAAATGTAAGCCTTTTTCTTTATTGAGACTAATGAAGTTAACAAAATTACCTCTTTAAAAGGTAACCTCCTGCTGAGAAAGTGACAGTCGAGTCTGTCTTACCTCGATTACCTAACACTCagattagtttttatttatttgtgcttCTTCCCCTTTTTATTGAAATTTGAATACTTCCATACCTGCTTTTCGCTGTGGGCAACAGTGCAAGTTTAAAAGCAAAGATATAGGTCCATAGTAGGTCATATATATATGTCCATTGCTATACATCAGTTGAGTAATGAGGATATAAAATATTTTCCGTAAATAGCACTTAatgtttaaaatttaagattatggATAGAATAGCCACATTTAACTAAAGGAAAActcatttttttaaagtttaatttcaACTTCCTGTTGAAACTAACACTTTGTGTAAATTGTGGAATTTGCTTAAACAATATGATTTGTATAAAGATTTGACTATCTTATTCTCTCTTGGGTTTCTAGACTTGCTTAAATATTCTGAATGTTCCATATGGAGACAGAATTGCTATGCCATCTGAGGTATTAATGTCTTGGCTGTGGTTTCTGTGACCACATACTGATAGTAATTCTGTAGGCTGAGCGCCATTAACAGATCCTTCATTACAACAGACACAACGTAGCACTAAATTACAGGGCACACCCAGAGCATATGTTAACCTGGCAGACAAGATGGTCAAATCCTATTTGTAAAGCTGCTTATTCTACTGCCTTGCCTTACAATAACAGATTTGGCAAAAAATATGGTGTTGTGTGCTGGGACTGAATTACAAGAAGGCCCTTGTGAAAAtttttctaaaatatatatatatataaataaataaataaattggtatGTTTTGATagcatttatattatattttttttctttgttggagGGTGGAAATGTTCAAACTTCCAACTCCCTCAAAATAACCTATTCATGAATGTTAAATATGCAAAGCTGCCTTAATACTGGGTTTTCATGTTTTTATTATCAAAGTTAGAAGTCTTATTCCTCAATACAGTAAGCTGTGTGGACTTTGATGTATGCTGCTAATTTCCTTTTTCTACTCGTGTCACTCACAGGCACTCACACAGAGAAAACCACTTAGACCGTTTTTGCTGTTGTGCTAAGCACTTGTCCTTTTTCTAAATATTCCTACTGATCAAAATATACTTTTTATTTCTCTTGTATCCAGAATGCATGAttttaaagctgatgttttaaaatTGTTTATTGGGAGTGCAAAAAAATTTCCAATTGAAATAATTTTCATGACTTTTATGTGATGTTTTtgttctgtatgtgtgtgtttttttttttttttaaaacactgtaTAAACCGGAATGACTTTagttgtttttaattaaaatctTCGAAGCAAGAGTAACAGGAACGTATACACGATTTCAATGAAGTTTACAGTCTACATCTTTGATAAGGGAAAAATGGTTTATGACATGTATACAGTTGCTAATAAAATGTGCTCTATATATTCTATatgatttgtaaatattttatacaacggtacaaataaaatatttttctatcATATTAATGATGTTGGAACACAGTATTTTGTTTCCTGATAGCTAATATCATTTTAACATTTAACATATGTCGAGCCAAGTTGGAAGTGCTGATGTCTCTAGGCTTTGACAGCTCACTCATGCTGAAAATTACAATTTTTCcatgctattattatttttttttaagttcccaATAGTTTTTTTTAGTAACTTAACTGCTATTTAGACACCCCAATGAAAAGCCAATATTGATAAATTGAACTTGCTAAAGCAGTCTACGTAGAGTTTTTTGTTATGTTtggcaaagaaataaaaaagaaaaaaacgaccaaaagaaaaaattgcaacaTCTAGGTTTAACAATTGGCAGAGAACAAAATGGTTTGTAGTGGTTAAGAGCAGCATTAACttcacaaataataaaaaaaagttttaaaaaagcttTTGAAATCCTTTGCTGCAGGAGGAACTACAATGCAATGCCTTGCAGGCTTCATcaggcagcgaaggggttaaggAGTTCTAGTTTCAGTGTATGCTTTTGGTGACAGCTGCATTTTGCATGCTTCCGGACAAAATGTCTGGTAAGAATGACAAGGGAGGGTTAAACTGCTTTCATGGTGGGCCAAGTGGGGCTTTTAACGTCCAACACTGATGTTGCAGGTCTTGCAGCTGGGATCTTTTTTTGCATTGGCAGTAGACAAGCTCATGAGCTGGTGGCCAATTATTTCTGCCACTGAACCCCAAGAAAGATCCACAGGGTCAGTGTAAATGACTTCCAAATTTACGTCTTGGGCATGGTGAAATACCAGACTGCCGTCCTCTTCAGTGCAGGTCAGAAATTTGTTGTCATTCAGGCTGAGCTGAGGAAGGCGCTGCTTGCAAAACTCATCTCCTGGTGAGCCCACCGGGGCAATAACCACAATAACATAGTGATAAgctgtgtacatacagtataagtCCCCAAAGTACAGGTTTGTGTTTGGGTTGAAGAGTTTTTCAGCAGGCATCTCGACTCTGTATCTCCCATATGGGGAATCTTGTGGAGGCTTTCCAGTGTTGAACTCAGTGTTGCAGCTGAAGAAAATTCCTTCCAGTTTGGCACTTATTGGGGAACCATGACTGCCACTGTTGTCTTTTGGTGAGGGCTGCATGACATTACCATGATGCTGCCTAAAATGAAAAATCATGTACATTCAGTTAAACATtaccttttttttcataaaaaatgatTTGCAAATAGTAAAATCTGACCACTGTTGCTCTCAGAATGCCACAAGCTATAGacacctttaggctgggttcacacttaaggATGCGGCTCACAGGGGGGCCATGTGCATCCccgttctccatttcagggacaaaTCGGGCCTGGATTTTTGGCCAAATTCtgacctgaaatggagccaaagaccTACAGGACCCTCGTAGAGAGCAATCTACTTACTAATTAGACCTCCCATTTagtccaccccctcctgtccttCCCTCCCTGTGGCTGCATAAAAGCCGATTCCATACACAGGGGCATAGGTCTGATGAAGAAGTGAATTGCTCATGCTCTGAAACGCATTACTGTCCCTTGACGTCAGCTCCGGCCTATATGTTCCAGCATGGTTTCAGGAGTTCATCTGCCATCTTCCTCGTTTCTCCCTCTCCTGTCACAGCAGCAGGCCAGCTCTTCCTTCCCTTAGAGGTGAAGGACTCTACAGGATGCCTATTATGCTGACTGAGATGCTCATTTGATCTATTACATTGCAAGTGTTTTTAAccgcttttttgaataaaaactcCTTACTACTGCACTTTAAGTGCCTtctgtttttttactttagtttCCCCCAGAGCTGCTTCCTctaccttaagacccctttcacactagggcggtttgcaggtgctattgcgtcaaaaatagcgcctgcaaatcgacctgaaacagcggctgctgtttctccagtgtgaaaagtcctgctagctgcatctttggagcggtgtgtttaacgctcctccaccactcctgcccattaaaaGCAATAGgaaaccgtggctataccgctggcaatgcacctctgcagaggcgctttgcagtggtttttaaccctttttcgaccgGTAACTGGCGGGGGGGTAAATCCGCACCGCTAGCGTCCGAATAGTGCTGcgaaattagcggtaaagcgctgctataaatagcagcgctttaccgccgctcccgccccagtgtgaaaggggccttagtgctgCTGCAAGTGCTCCCCAAGTATTTCCTCCTCCCCTTAACCTTGATGTTGAACCTAATGCTGATGTGACAATCTAGTACAGATCACTGGAGGACATTTCCTGACAGAAGCGCCCTATTCTTTTTCCTTATGAAGTAGACAATCGCTGACTGAAAAagaaaataccagggttatgatTCAGCCATAACCCCCAGGAAAACCACTTGCAAGCttcaacatacagtgccttgaaaaagtattcctaaCTCTTGAAacttttttgtcatgttacaaccaaaaacgtaaatgtattttattgggattttatgtgatagaccaacacaaagtggtgtatgaatgtgaagtggaaggaacatgATCAATGGtttcccattttattttattttttaataaacaagaAAACCAGAAGTTAAATTTCGTAGGACAAACTATCTGACAGTTTTCGGATCGTTAGTATCGTGCTTTCAACAGCCGTTTCCGATTTTTCGTACAAAAGCTGGATATGccgactataacatttttgttggaTGTGAACACAACATCCGATTTTCATTAGACTATGCATGCTCCGAAACGAAAGGGTTATAAGGGATGGGGAGATGGTGAAGGTATTGAATTCATTgttctcagtcttcacaaggaaatcggggggcttcagtaaccaaaactgcagtgtttgtcctcatgacacatcacaggaagcaccctcatggctaacagaggacagaattagaaatagacttgggaaacttaacattaataaatcactggcaccagatggcttgcacccgagggtacttagggaactcagtcaagtatttGCTAGACCATTGTTCCAAAtttttactgactggaatggtaccagctggttGGAGAAAAgctaatgtagcaccaatattttaaaaaagggccaaaatacatccctgggaattagcctaacatcaattgtaTACAAGCTGATCAATGttggagaggcggagggcaccatGTTGCACATATTCTGGGAATGCCCTAAATTGaaagaattttgggaaatggtctCGGATACAACAAGGGAAATCACGGAGGTGAACTTGGAAGATAGTCCAGCGGTATTTCTGTTAAACGATTTCCATGATTAAGTTTAAAAAATCTTTGATTAGACATTTGTTGTCCGCGGCAAAGGCATGTATTCCGATTTTGTGGAATAGTATGGCTGCTCCGACAAGAAGACAGTGGCTGGCCAGAGTAACGGAAATTCAGCTAATGGAAAACTTGACCATGGGAATGAGGGAACAGGAGGAGAAATACAGACAGATGTGGgccccataatatatatatataatatagagagagagagcggaacCCCTGAGGCGggggtgggaggaggaggggagatatTCGAGAAGAGAttgaattaataattttttttttttctttgaggggGTTGGtttaggggggggaggggagtaggGAGGAACTCATAAGGATAGAGTTGGTGTTTAAACAATTGTTAGGAAGATAAGAAAATAGATGTCTAGATCGAGAGGAGTAACAGTAGCCATACATTGAAGTAAGAGATAATTAATATGTTAATGGTATTACTGTAACTATTTGCTGTTTGAACTTCTGATAAATGAgagaaaaacatataaaataaagaattaaaaaaaaaaaaaaaaaaatagtatgcaagctcttggagggatgataaggggactatatacaagattttagtaatgacaacggaatcattagcagtaatcggcatttattcatgaagaatcgttttgccaaaaaaatcttttaaccttctatgaggagtatTCGAATACACAGTCATTGAAGAAAATCAGCAACAGTTAGCAATACGTttataattcaaatttggataatTTGTTTTTTTCGGACAAAATTTGGCTTCGTTTTTTTCAGATTTGTTTAAATTAGTTAGTATTGTAATTTGGATACATCTGAATGAGGAAAATTGTGTCAGAATTTTTATTTGGAATGAAACAAACCGCATACGTCTAGCAGAAAAGATGTATGCTTCTGaccattactgtaaaaaaaaggctgtacttgaattgtattccatacagtataaacttttttttaaaactcaaCCACTCAGGAGTTTAGTCTTAGGTGGATGACCAGTTGTTACACATATGTAAAACGGGGGTATTCCTGCGCTATTATGGGTAAATAGAGTTGCTCAAGGGTGCCGCAAACAtcgtaagaataaaaaaaaaaaaaaaatctaaatagtgGTGTTGCGCTCCCTCATGAAAGAACATATAAACCTAGATATATGAATGCagagaataaattatataaaatgaaatagataaatatataaagtgctgctgtgctatttgattttttttcaggtgTTACACATCACATCTTACACATTTTACTGCCATTTCTGCCTAGAGCCCTTATAATGGTACTCAGGCCCTTCCTCCTGCCCTTTTATTCTGAGGATTTGCTACGGGACAGTTTACACTCAGGTTGCTGCATTCTCCTTCTGGACCCTAAATTACCCT
Proteins encoded in this window:
- the PHYHIPL gene encoding phytanoyl-CoA hydroxylase-interacting protein-like isoform X2, translated to MEELPVPHNIKISNITCDSFKISWDMDPKSKERITHYFIDLNKKENKNSNKFKHKDVPTKLVAKAVPLPMTVRGHWFLSPRTEYTVAVQTASKQVDGDYAVSEWSEIIEFCTADYSKVHLTQLMEKAEAIAGRMLKFSVFYRNQHKEYFDHTQQHHGNVMQPSPKDNSGSHGSPISAKLEGIFFSCNTEFNTGKPPQDSPYGRYRVEMPAEKLFNPNTNLYFGDLYCMYTAYHYVIVVIAPVGSPGDEFCKQRLPQLSLNDNKFLTCTEEDGSLVFHHAQDVNLEVIYTDPVDLSWGSVAEIIGHQLMSLSTANAKKDPSCKTCNISVGR